A stretch of Kryptolebias marmoratus isolate JLee-2015 linkage group LG24, ASM164957v2, whole genome shotgun sequence DNA encodes these proteins:
- the LOC108234252 gene encoding N-acetyllactosaminide beta-1,3-N-acetylglucosaminyltransferase 3-like, whose protein sequence is MTLTTTYPSARRAYRYKLFHSQTGNARTNNMIWFFRRVISIPQAFILLGALSMVIYFSKYNAVDPNIPVIQVPEVKNVSQVTPHTPASSQVQTNHVQVMERCEANTSMTSVTDFASLPSPIKNFLLYRHCRHYPMLLDLPGKCGGMEKSNKVFLLLVIKSSPNNYDRREVLRKTWAKERMYRGVWIRRVFILGSSSDGHEKEKLNKLLQVEQEEFSDILQWDFHDTFHNLTLKQTLFLEWVKGNCPNVRFLFNGDDDVYANTDNMVEYLQSLEDNDGSKHLFTGYLFINEKVVRWSKSKYFIPVVIQETNTYPPYCGGGGYLLSGYTALVIYKMSLNITIHPIDDAYMGMCLEKAGLEPSSHIGVKTLGLNIPSKEQDALEPCYLRQLLLVHRFLPPEMYLMWKQVNDPRLDCSPSYKLK, encoded by the exons ATGACGTTAACCACAACATACCCATCAGCCCGACGTGCTTACAGATACAAGCTTTTCCACAGCCAGACCGGAAACGCACGAACCAACAATATGATTTG GTTTTTCAGGAGAGTAATCTCCATCCCTCAAGCTTTCATACTGCTGGGAGCTCTCTCCATGGTCATTTACTTCAGTAAATACAACGCTGTTGATCCCAACATCCCCGTCATCCAGGTTCCTGAAGTGAAAAATGTCAGTCAAGTGACGCCGCACACCCCAGCCAGTTCCCAAGTACAGACAAATCATGTCCAAGTAATGGAGAGATGTGAAGCCAACACGTCTATGACCAGTGTAACAGACTTCGCCTCGCTTCCCTCCCCTATAAAGAATTTTCTTCTCTATCGTCACTGCCGCCATTACCCCATGCTGCTAGATCTCCCGGGCAAATGTGGAGGCATGGAGAAATCTAACAAAGTCTTCCTTCTGCTGGTTATTAAAAGCTCCCCCAACAATTACGACCGCCGAGAGGTGCTGCGCAAAACCTGGGCCAAAGAGAGGATGTACAGAGGTGTGTGGATTCGAAGGGTCTTCATCTTGGGCTCGTCGAGCGATGGTCACGAGAAGGAAAAGCTGAACAAGCTTCTGCAGGTGGAGCAAGAGGAGTTCAGCGACATCCTCCAGTGGGACTTTCACGACACGTTTCACAACCTCACCTTGAAGCAGACCCTCTTCCTGGAATGGGTGAAAGGAAACTGTCCGAACGTTCGCTTTCTGTTTAATGGTGACGACGATGTGTACGCCAACACAGACAACATGGTCGAGTATCTCCAAAGCCTCGAGGACAACGACGGAAGCAAGCATCTCTTCACTGGATACTTgttcataaatgaaaaagttgtTAGATGGAGTAAGAGCAAGTACTTCATTCCAGTTGTGATACAGGAGACAAATACATATCCCCCATACTGCGGAGGCGGGGGGTATCTACTCTCTGGCTATACAGCGTTGGTGATTTACAAAATGTCTCTTAACATTACCATTCACCCTATCGATGACGCCTACATGGGCATGTGTTTGGAAAAGGCAGGACTTGAACCTTCTTCGCATATCGGTGTGAAGACACTAGGCCTGAACATTCCTTCGAAAGAACAGGACGCTCTGGAGCCCTGCTACTTGAGACAGCTTCTACTCGTGCACAGATTCCTGCCCCCCGAGATGTATTTAATGTGGAAGCAAGTGAATGATCCACGTTTGGACTGCAGTCCTTCCTATAAACTCAAATAA
- the LOC108234281 gene encoding low-density lipoprotein receptor-related protein 8 — protein MGHLGGLFLFIAPLFCLPVCGAEGHSLSACHKQLEFGCSDGLCIPRPKACDGHSDCEDGSDESDCSHMWCQKDEFACHSGRCISVKLLCDGVDDCSDRSDEDSCPNCTAGLFSCGPSGACLPRNKLCDGRRDCSNGHDETRELCGSIQRPVPQRSPSSCAASEYQCGDGECIRHAWRCDRSPDCSDGSDEENCDIADQDECRVNNGGCSHYCLDQPIGFLCSCPDNMKLVDDSRCEEVDICLESDVCDQLCVHVNDSLTCKCLEGYHMNPTTAECRANGEAAQLVFTASKGVRIKSLISSDLKALAPHLPGSGPIAAMASNHTLYWAPKDQGSIYRISVDKKKQEAVLVLKVQGSVSGLVVDWIHHLLYWTSPEKGSLNVALLDGSSRRQLIAGLEKPSAVAVEPLRGFLFWAECGRTPVIERAGLDGRDRMRLVTSLIKQPVALSLDAPRQLLYWFDQGMRSISRVTLEGRHRKTVVESNGYLDRLFGLAVFEGFLYWGDEITNSICRANKHSGRNLHVLLSSVNSPGGVAIIHPSLQPNGPSACGRPGTMCQHKCAVDLQPERLRFSCRSPQTTLNKTETPVISRTVPASASSDATFAGMLALITFLSVLLVGMALWWWREEFRPPRSLTSQSFSLKESRDPLIVQVPLMDPDSSPIKETLLKLELDSD, from the exons GCCATATGTGGTGTCAGAAGGATGAGTTTGCCTGCCACAGCGGACGATGCATCTCAGTGAAGTTATTATGTGACGGAGTTGATGACTGCAGCGACAGGAGCGATGAGGATTCCTGTCCCAACTGCACCGCTGGTCTCTTCTCCTGCGGGCCGTCCGGTGCCTGCCTGCCCAGAAACAAGCTCTGCGACGGACGAAGGGACTGTAGCAACGGCCACGATGAGACCCGGGAGCTGTGCGGTTCGATCCAGCGGCCCGTCCCTCAGAGATCCCCCTCCTCGTGCGCGGCGTCGGAGTATCAGTGCGGAGACGGGGAGTGTATCCGTCACGCGTGGAGGTGTGACCGCTCGCCTGACTGCTCTGATGGCAGCGATGAAGAAAACTGTG ACATTGCCGATCAGGACGAGTGTCGGGTCAATAATGGCGGCTGTTCTCATTACTGTCTGGACCAGCCGATTggtttcctctgcagctgccCGGACAACATGAAGCTGGTTGATGACAGCCGATGTGAGG agGTGGACATCTGCCTGGAGAGCGACGTGTGCGATCAGCTGTGTGTTCACGTGAACGACAGCCTCACCTGTAAATGTCTCGAGGGCTACCACATGAATCCAACGACGGCAGAGTGCAGAGCCAACG GAGAAGCTGCTCAGCTTGTTTTTACCGCTTCTAAAGGAGTACGGATAAAGAGCCTCATTAGCTCCGATTTGAAGGCGCTGGCACCACATTTACCTGGTTCAGGCCCCATAGCTGCCATGGCTTCCAACCACACCTTATACTGGGCCCCAAAAGACCAGGGCTCTATCTACAG aatttctgtagacaaaaagaaacaggaagccGTTCTGGTGCTAAAGGTCCAAGGTTCGGTTTCGGGGCTTGTTGTGGACTGGATCCACCACCTTCTGTACTGGACCAGTCCAGAGAAGGGTTCCCTCAACGTGGCTCTGCTGGACGGCTCGTCCCGGCGTCAGCTCATCGCAGGACTCGAAAAGCCCTCCGCCGTGGCTGTGGAGCCTCTCCGAGG tttcctcTTCTGGGCTGAGTGCGGCAGGACTCCAGTGATTGAGAGGGCTGGTTTAGACGGGCGCGACAGGATGAGATTGGTCACATCCTTGATAAAACAGCCTGTTGCATTGTCTTTGG ATGCGCCCCGGCAGCTGCTGTACTGGTTTGACCAGGGAATGAGGAGCATTTCCAGAGTCACTCTAGAGGGTCGCCACCGTAAAACAGTGGTGGAGTCTAACGGCTATCTGGACCGGTTGTTTGGACTCGCTGTGTTTGAG GGGTTTTTGTATTGGGGAGATGAAATCACGAACTCCATCTGCCGAGCCAACAAGCACAGTGGCAGAAACCTCCATGTCCTGCTGTCCAGCGTGAACTCCCCGGGCGGTGTGGCGATCATTCACCCTTCGCTTCAACCGAACG GTCCGTCTGCTTGCGGACGCCCCGGGACGATGTGCCAGCACAAGTGTGCCGTCGACCTGCAGCCTGAAAGGCTTCGCTTCAGCTGCAGATCTCCTCAAACGACactcaacaaaactgaaactccCGTTATCTCCCGCACAGTTCCTGCATCAGCTTCATCCGACGCCACGTTTGCAGGAATGTTGGCTCTGATCA CGTTCCTCAGCGTGCTGCTGGTGGGAATGGCTTTGTGGTGGTGGAGGGAAGAGTTTCGGCCTCCCAGGTCTCTCACGTCTCAGAGCTTCTCCCTCAAAGAGTCCCGAGACCCGCTCATCGTTCAGGTACCACTCATGGATCCGGACTCCTCACCAATCAAG GAAACCCTCCTGAAGCTGGAGCTGGACAGCGACTGA
- the LOC108234256 gene encoding N-acetyllactosaminide beta-1,3-N-acetylglucosaminyltransferase 3: MRSTKARFFFMAGALGLLVFHLSKDSDQPKTVQLNTDVKEIRIHKSLSIKNYSYVYSWPKCQQNITANNITGFTTLPQNIQDFLYYQHCRHFPMLLDLPEKCGGAYESNKVFLLLVIKSSPHNYDRREVLRKTWAKERMHNGVWIRRVFISGTTGEGYEKERLNKMLELEQREFSDILQWDFSDTFYNLTLKQTLFLEWMERNCPKARFLFNGDDDVFANTDNMVVYLQSLNDNDGSKHLFTGHLIANVGPIRAAGSKYFIPVQVQESNLYPPYCGGGGFLLSGFTGMIIYRMSKSIPFLPIDDVYMGMCLAKAGLGPASHIGVRTAGLHIAAVTSDAYDPCFYKDILLVHRFLPGQIYLMWNRIQDPDLDCSSSRTQLHDNKL; the protein is encoded by the coding sequence ATGAGATCAACCAAGGCAAGATTTTTCTTCATGGCTGGAGCTCTTGGTCTGCTGGTCTTCCATCTTTCTAAAGACTCTGATCAGCCCAAAACTGTACAACTCAACACAGATGTAAAAGAGATCAGGATACACAAAAGCCTATCCATCAAAAATTACTCCTATGTTTACTCCTGGCcaaaatgtcagcaaaatatcactGCCAACAACATCACTGGGTTCACAACTCTTCCTCAGAATATCCAGGACTTTCTCTATTATCAACATTGTCGCCATTTCCCCATGCTGCTCGACCTTCCTGAAAAATGTGGGGGCGCTTACGAATCTAACAAAGTCTTCCTTCTGCTGGTTATTAAAAGCTCCCCTCATAATTACGACCGCCGAGAGGTGCTGCGCAAAACCTGGGCTAAAGAGAGGATGCACAACGGTGTGTGGATTCGAAGGGTCTTCATCTCAGGAACAACTGGTGAGGGTTATGAGAAGGAAAGACTCAACAAAATGCTGGAGCTGGAGCAGAGGGAGTTCAGTGACATCCTTCAGTGGGACTTCAGTGACACATTTTACAACCTCACCCTAAAGCAGACACTCTTCCTGGAATGGATGGAAAGAAACTGTCCCAAGGCTCGTTTCCTCTTtaatggtgatgatgatgtctTTGCAAACACAGACAACATGGTTGTGTACCTCCAAAGTCTTAATGACAATGATGGAAGCAAGCATCTCTTCACGGGCCATTTGATTGCCAACGTTGGGCCCATTAGAGCAGCAGGGAGCAAATATTTTATCCCAGTTCAGGTGCAGGAGTCCAATTTGTACCCTCCATACTGTGGAGGTGGGGGCTTCCTCCTGTCTGGCTTTACAGGAATGATTATATATCGTATGTCCAAATCCATCCCCTTTCTTCCCATTGATGACGTTTACATGGGGATGTGTTTGGCCAAAGCAGGACTTGGCCCTGCCTCCCACATAGGGGTGAGGACTGCAGGACTACACATAGCCGCCGTTACGTCGGATGCGTACGATCCTTGCTTCTACAAAGACATTTTACTTGTACACAGATTTCTTCCAGGTCAGATTTATCTGATGTGGAACAGAATACAGGACCCGGATCTGGACTGCAGTTCTTCTAGGACTCAGCTTCACGACAACAAACTATAA